The bacterium sequence AAATTTCCCCCCTGCACCTGATATGCTCTCTACTATGAAACCAGCTTCTTTTTCAATCTCCTCTTCCGATAATTCAGCTTTCAACAGATAGCATCCTTCGTATTTTCTTTCCATTGTTTCTCCTATTAATTTTGATATTGGATATTAAAACAGAACCTTACCTTTAATATAAAGGTTTTACCTGTGTTAACCCATACACACAGTTTTTCTGAATAATAGGTGGTTTTTAGCCACATTTGTTTACAAACTATGCTAAAACTTTATCATATTTTTTCATAAATTGTCAAATTAAAATGTCTATTCCCATACCAACAATAAAACCAATGCGATACTATTTCCCATTCTCTAAAAGGTTTTTATTGTAAATAAGAGAGCAAAAGACTTAAAAACTTAGTTGTTTAATATATTAACTTAAAGTTTGGTTATCTCATCTCTCTCAAAAACTGTTAGTTTTTTCTCTTCTTTCCCGCTTTTAATATATACACCATCTTTACCAACAACCTCTCCAATAATGGCACATTTTACTCCTTTAGTTTTCATAAATTCTGCCATTGCTTCCGCTTGGTTAACACCAATAATACCCACAATACATCCTGAAGATATTATGCCATACGGATTCAAATCAAAGATTGAAGCAAGTTCCCAGATATACGGATGAAAAATCAACTTTTCCTCTGTAAACTCAATACCTATCTTATATCTGTAAGCAAGTTCGTATAGGGCAGTTGACAAACCACCTTCGGTAGGGTCGTGCATGGCTTTGATTGGAAAGTTTTCCCATAACAATTTTGCTTCATTTAGAATATTAATACCAGGAATTTTTATAGAGTTAACCAATCTATCAAGTATCTCTACTTCAAAATGTTCTTTCAAAAATTCGTACTTCTCTCTTGCAATTATTGAAACAGCTTCTATACCTACTTCTCTAACAAGAAAAACCTTATCTCCTTCTTTTATAGCCTCTTCTCTTTTATGTCTATTTTTTATATTAACACCTGTAAGAAATCCGCAGGCAACATTGTTTTTTACCGATTCAGATATTTCTGTATGCCCACCTATCCAATTTATATTATACTTATTGCAATGGTAAGATATTTGAGAAAATACACCTTCAATTTCGTTTAATGTTGTGCCTTGCTGAAATATAAGACTACAGAGAAACCATCTTGGCATACCTCCCATAACAAGGATATCGTTGATGTTTACATTAACCAAATAAGTCCCTATATCACTTCCTACAAGAGTTATTGGGTCGGTCTTGGCAAAAAGGATATCAGCGTCTGGTTTAAAAACTGCGCAATCAACACCTATTTTAGGTCCCTCAATTACAGAAGAATCGTTTTTTATGTAAGTTTTTAAAAGATATTCAAGAAGACCATTAGGTAATTTACCTGTTTTTAAAGGTTTTATCCCAAAAAGATACCCAATATCTTCTAAATTTTCAAATATAAAATCTGCTTCTTCTTGTTCAAAATCATATCTTGTAAAATATTCAGAAACGATTCCACAAGAGAGAGCTTGAAAATTTTTTGCACTCTTTATATCCATAGAATGGTCGCCTACAACAAGAATTTCATTGTTCTTCAACCCCAATAACTTAGCAGTCTTCTCAAGGTGCTCACGGGCAGGTTTTACATTACAAACATCGTCCCTTGTTATTACAACATCACAAGATATATTAAATTTTTCAATAACACAATTTACTGCTTGCTTGCAGTTACGAGTAAAAATACCTATCTTAATCCCTTTTTCACTTAAATCTTTAATCAGTTTCAAACTACCCGGTAAAGGTCTTGCTTTTTCAGCGCTTCTTATCTCTTCATTGAGTAACGACATATTTATATCAGATATAAAATCTTCAGTCTTGTTATTTTCGCTATTATTTTTTCTTATATACTCGAGAAACTCCAAGATAGGTAAATTTTTATCTGGTATTTGAAAAGAGGCTTCCTCTGCTTTTTCCAGTAAATTTTTTTTCAATTTTTTAAAATCTATATGTATTGATACCAGAGTTCCATCAAAATCGAATATAACACCTTTAAGTTTGTTTAACTTTTTAGTCATTTTTCACCTTTATGTTTTCTTTACTCTTATACTTATACTATTATAACACCTCTTAAAACCAATTTAAAATAGTAATTTGACACAAAATAGAAAAAAATGCTTTAATAATGTATCAATTCGCATTTATAATGAACAGAATTTCGCTATGACAAAACAATAGTTGTTGACACTACTCATCTTTACAACTATTTTTATCCTTATAGTCATCGTCATTATAAATATTTCACAACTGTTTAATCACAGAAAAAAAAGAGACAACATAATTTTCCTACTATTAGGAATAACGCAAAATGAAGCAAATCTGGAATTTATCTATTGAAGATGTGCTTGAGTTAAAAAAAGCAAGTTTAACAGAAGGTCTTTCAGAAGAAGAGGCAAAACAACGACTCAAAAACTTCGGGTTAAATGAACTCGAAGATACTGGGGGGCGTTCCTCTCTAATAATATTTTTCGAACAATTTAAAGATTTTATTATTTGGGTACTCTTTTCTGCTGCTCTTATCTCTGGATTTCTTAATGAATGGGTAGATGCTATAGTTATATTTGCTATTATCATACTGAACGCTCTCTTTGGTTTTGTTCAAGAATATAGAGCCGAAAAATCTTTATCTGCATTAAAAAAACTTTCTTCTACTCAAGCAAAGACCCTCCGTAACAAACAATATATAATCATACCTTCCTCTAAACTTGTCCCTGGGGATATTGTTAAACTTGAATCAGGAGACAAAGTCCCTGCAGATAGTAGAATTGCTTGGCAAAGTTCAAATTTTAGGGTTCAAGAATCTACTATAACAGGCGAATCTCTCCCTATTGCCAAGAATGCTTCCACTATAAATGAGACAAAAATTTCCATAAGAGAAGCGTCTAATATGGTGCTTATGGGAACAACGGTAGTTTCTGGTAAAGCCACAGTAATAGTTGTTGATACTGGTATGAACACAGAAATAGGGAAAACAGGTAAAATAATAAAAGAGATAAAAAAAGAGACTACCCCTCTACAAAAAAAACTTGAAGAGTTTAGTAAAAAAATAGTGTTTGTCTGTTTTTTTCTTGTTTTCATCGTTTTTACTCTCCAATGGTTACGAGGAGGAAATTTAGCCGATATTTTCTTAACCTCTGTTAGCCTTGCTGTAGCTGCCATACCTGAAGGATTACCTGCTGTTGTTACAATAGTGCTGGCTTTAAGCGTTCAAAGAATGGTAAAACGGAATGTTCTTATAAGAAAACTCCCTTCTGTTGAAACATTGGGATGCACAACGGTTATATGTTCTGATAAAACTGGAACCTTAACAAAAGACGAAATGACAGTTAGAACGATTTTTGTAGATGATAAAACTTTTAATATTACTGGCGCTGGCTACAAACCAGAAGGCAAATATGAATTAAACGAATCCGAAATAGATTTAAAAAACTATCCTTACCTAAGAGAGTTACTACAAACCTCTATTTTGTGTAACAACGCTGAGTTGTTCAAAGATAACAACACATACAAAGTAAATGGAGACCCAACTGAAGCAGCCCTTTTAACAGCCGCAGCAAAAGTTGGTTTATGGAAAAAAACATTAGAAGAAGAGTTCATCTTTTTAGATGAGTTTCCTTTTGATTCAGAACGTAAAAAGATGACAGTTATACGAAAGAGTAAAAAAGATGATGGAAATATTTTTCTTTTCACAAAAGGTGCAGTAGAAGAACTCATCAAAGACTGTAATTTTATTGTAAAAGATGGACAGATACTTGATATTACTGAGATAGATATAAACAACATCATTGAAAAGAATAACCAATTTACTGATAAAGCAATGCGAGTCTTGGCTATTGCTTACAAAGAAATTGAAAATATACCTAATAACTATAACGCCACTTCATTAGAAACAGGGCTAACACTTATTGGGCTCACAGCAATGATAGACCCACCAAGGTTAGAAGCAAAGATTTCTATAGCCAAATGTAAACAGGCAGGCATAAGAACTGTAATGATAACAGGGGACCACAAAAACACAGCCTTAGCGATTGCTAAAGAACTTAATATATTAGAGAAGGATTCTATTGCTTTAACAGGTGAAGAATTGAACTCTTATGATGAGGCAACCTTATTAAGCAGAATAAAAAATATTTCAGTCTATGCGCGGGTTTCTGCTGGACATAAATTAAGGGTTGTAAGGGCTTGGCGTAAAGCAGGTGAGGTTGTTGCTATGACTGGCGACGGTATTAACGATGCGCCAGCAGTTAAGCAAGCAGATATCGGTGTGGCTATGGGAATAACAGGCACCGATGTCACAAAAGAGGTTTCTGATATGGTAATTAGGGATGATAATTTTGCATCAATAGTTGCTGCAGTAGAAGAAGGGAGAGGTATTTATGATAACATAAAAAAGTTTGTCCACTACCTTCTCTCTTGTAATACAGGGGAGATTCTTGTAATGCTTGTTGCTGCCCTTGTAGGATTACCTATTCCTCTTCTTCCTATACATATTCTCTGGATAAATCTTGTAACAGACGGTTTACCAGCGTTAGCGCTTGGAATGGAACCTATAGATAAATCAATAATGTCTCGGCCGCCAAGAAACCCAGAAGTTTCAATAATTTCCAAAAAGATGGCAATATTAATATTGGTTCAAGGAGTTTTTATGTCATTATGCGTTCTATTAGCGTTTACATTTATACTTTTTGTTGAAAAAGGCAGTGAAGGGAGAGCAAGAACAGGAGCTTTCGTTGTCCTTGCTTGTTCTCAACTGTTCCACTCTTTCAACTGTCGAAGCCTTACAAAATCCATTTTCAAACTTGGAATATTCAGTAATACCAAATTGATACTCGCAACCCTTGCATCTTTTTTATTACAAATAGGTGCTGTATCTATTCCGAAAGCACAAAAAATATTCAAAACAGAACCTCTCGGGACATTAGACTGGTTCATTGTTTTGCTTATATCAACATTTCCGCTTTTTGCTATGGAGATAAGTAAATATATTTTAGAAAAAAAGAAGATATCCTTTGAGTAATACATACTGGTACCCAATATCCTAAAATATAAAAAAGGTTTAGATTATTCAATTGGCAAAACAAATTGTAAAGAGGTATAATAAAAGTATAAGCAAACAAAAAAACAAAACAATAGTGCAGAGGATAAAAAAGGAGGATTAGGAAGAGAGGTAAAGTTATACAAAAATTATTTAATATATTGTCATTTTAGAAGATTTTTAAAGAACTATAATTCATAACCTAATAAAACCATTCGCTTTTCTCCTTCCTCTACAACAATCCTCTTAATTCTATTTTATTAATCTTTATATTTAATAGAAAGGGGTTTTAATGTCTTATCACAATAATTCATCTACATTGATTGGGACTACTGTTTCAGATTACACTGTAGAGGAAAGAATCTGGCAAGGTGCAACTTCAACTGTATACAAATGTACAAGCGCAAATGGTAAAGCTAAATATGGGAATATTGCTGCTTTAAAAGTTTTACATCCATACAGAAGAGAGCCAATACAAATAAAAAGGTTTGCAAAAGAAGCACAAATACAAAAAAAGTTGAACCATAAGAATATAATACAGGTCTATTTTTATGGAAAAACTGGGCTTTCATTTTTTATTTTTATGGAGTATGTTGGAGGTAAAAACATTAGAAATTTTTTACAAAATTCAAGTGTCAACGATAAACAATCGCTAAAAATGCTAAAAGAGGTTGCGGAAGCCCTTGAGTTTACGCACAACAAAAATATTATACATAATGATATAAAACCTGAAAACATCCTTTACGACCCAACCACAAACTCTTTCAAACTTACTGATTTTGGTTACGCACGCCCTATACAAAGGTGGTTTAGAAAAACAGAACATTCGGGTGGGACTGCAGGCTATATGGCTCCAGAGAGAAAACAAGGTGTATTTAATCAAAGAAGCGACATTTACTCTTTTGGTGTTGTTATGAAAGAAGTTTTGACAGATAAAATTAAAGATTATAAACCTGAATTAATTTTTAATAAAGCTACTCAAAAAAACCCAGATAAGAGATATGCATCTTTTACAGAACTAATAAAAGATATAAACAATTATCTGTACCAATAATTATGAAAATAGGTATAATCTCAGATATTCACGGAAATTTGGAAGCATTGAAAGCATCCTTAGATTTTCTTGAAGATAAGACAGACACCATTGTTTCTCTCGGCGATATTGTGGGATACGGACCAGACCCAGAAACCTGCGTAGAGATAGTCTCTCAGAAAGCCTCCATTTTAGTGAGAGGTAACCACGAAGAATATCTTGTTCGTGATGATATGTCTGCCCTTAAAGAAACTGCACGGCTTGCTCTTATATGGACAAAAGAACATTTACCGTCTTCCTTTATAGAAGGTTTTAAAGAATGGCAAGAGAAGGTTGAAAAAAGTGGGGTTCTTTACGCTCACGCATCTGTTTCAAATCCATTATTCAAATATCTTGTTTCTATTAAAAGTGTCTCAGAAGAGTTTTCTATTCTTCAACAGAACATCTGCTTTGTGGGACATACCCATTTGCCCGGAGGGTTTAAACAAAGTATATCCGATGGTAAAATTGAAACAATCCTACCTACCTTCAGTGGTACCCTTGAAGTTGATATAAAACAAGATTATAAATATATCATCAACACAGGAAGCGTTGGACAACCAAGAGATGGACTGCCTTTTGCTTGTGTGGGTATACACGACTTAGAAGAACAAACAATTGTGCTACACAGAATCACATATCCGCTAAAAACAACAAGAGACAAAATCATAAAACGAGGGCTCCCTTCTATTCTTGCAAAAAGAATTATGCAAGGTATATAAGTGCA is a genomic window containing:
- a CDS encoding serine/threonine protein kinase, translating into MSYHNNSSTLIGTTVSDYTVEERIWQGATSTVYKCTSANGKAKYGNIAALKVLHPYRREPIQIKRFAKEAQIQKKLNHKNIIQVYFYGKTGLSFFIFMEYVGGKNIRNFLQNSSVNDKQSLKMLKEVAEALEFTHNKNIIHNDIKPENILYDPTTNSFKLTDFGYARPIQRWFRKTEHSGGTAGYMAPERKQGVFNQRSDIYSFGVVMKEVLTDKIKDYKPELIFNKATQKNPDKRYASFTELIKDINNYLYQ
- a CDS encoding HAD-IA family hydrolase is translated as MTKKLNKLKGVIFDFDGTLVSIHIDFKKLKKNLLEKAEEASFQIPDKNLPILEFLEYIRKNNSENNKTEDFISDINMSLLNEEIRSAEKARPLPGSLKLIKDLSEKGIKIGIFTRNCKQAVNCVIEKFNISCDVVITRDDVCNVKPAREHLEKTAKLLGLKNNEILVVGDHSMDIKSAKNFQALSCGIVSEYFTRYDFEQEEADFIFENLEDIGYLFGIKPLKTGKLPNGLLEYLLKTYIKNDSSVIEGPKIGVDCAVFKPDADILFAKTDPITLVGSDIGTYLVNVNINDILVMGGMPRWFLCSLIFQQGTTLNEIEGVFSQISYHCNKYNINWIGGHTEISESVKNNVACGFLTGVNIKNRHKREEAIKEGDKVFLVREVGIEAVSIIAREKYEFLKEHFEVEILDRLVNSIKIPGINILNEAKLLWENFPIKAMHDPTEGGLSTALYELAYRYKIGIEFTEEKLIFHPYIWELASIFDLNPYGIISSGCIVGIIGVNQAEAMAEFMKTKGVKCAIIGEVVGKDGVYIKSGKEEKKLTVFERDEITKL
- a CDS encoding metallophosphatase family protein codes for the protein MKIGIISDIHGNLEALKASLDFLEDKTDTIVSLGDIVGYGPDPETCVEIVSQKASILVRGNHEEYLVRDDMSALKETARLALIWTKEHLPSSFIEGFKEWQEKVEKSGVLYAHASVSNPLFKYLVSIKSVSEEFSILQQNICFVGHTHLPGGFKQSISDGKIETILPTFSGTLEVDIKQDYKYIINTGSVGQPRDGLPFACVGIHDLEEQTIVLHRITYPLKTTRDKIIKRGLPSILAKRIMQGI
- a CDS encoding cation-translocating P-type ATPase — translated: MKQIWNLSIEDVLELKKASLTEGLSEEEAKQRLKNFGLNELEDTGGRSSLIIFFEQFKDFIIWVLFSAALISGFLNEWVDAIVIFAIIILNALFGFVQEYRAEKSLSALKKLSSTQAKTLRNKQYIIIPSSKLVPGDIVKLESGDKVPADSRIAWQSSNFRVQESTITGESLPIAKNASTINETKISIREASNMVLMGTTVVSGKATVIVVDTGMNTEIGKTGKIIKEIKKETTPLQKKLEEFSKKIVFVCFFLVFIVFTLQWLRGGNLADIFLTSVSLAVAAIPEGLPAVVTIVLALSVQRMVKRNVLIRKLPSVETLGCTTVICSDKTGTLTKDEMTVRTIFVDDKTFNITGAGYKPEGKYELNESEIDLKNYPYLRELLQTSILCNNAELFKDNNTYKVNGDPTEAALLTAAAKVGLWKKTLEEEFIFLDEFPFDSERKKMTVIRKSKKDDGNIFLFTKGAVEELIKDCNFIVKDGQILDITEIDINNIIEKNNQFTDKAMRVLAIAYKEIENIPNNYNATSLETGLTLIGLTAMIDPPRLEAKISIAKCKQAGIRTVMITGDHKNTALAIAKELNILEKDSIALTGEELNSYDEATLLSRIKNISVYARVSAGHKLRVVRAWRKAGEVVAMTGDGINDAPAVKQADIGVAMGITGTDVTKEVSDMVIRDDNFASIVAAVEEGRGIYDNIKKFVHYLLSCNTGEILVMLVAALVGLPIPLLPIHILWINLVTDGLPALALGMEPIDKSIMSRPPRNPEVSIISKKMAILILVQGVFMSLCVLLAFTFILFVEKGSEGRARTGAFVVLACSQLFHSFNCRSLTKSIFKLGIFSNTKLILATLASFLLQIGAVSIPKAQKIFKTEPLGTLDWFIVLLISTFPLFAMEISKYILEKKKISFE